In Desulfopila inferna, the DNA window TTCAAGCAATATTTCCGTCTTAACAGGGGGCAGCGAGGTTTTATCTATGCCTTCATAACCAGCCGGACTCTGTAGAATCCGGGTAAAACGGAGAAAACAATGGTATTGAAAATTGACACGCCGACAATAATTGAAGCCGCGGGCAACAAACCGAAAATCATCAAAGAATATATAGGTCGGGTCAATTCGCAGACCTCAGACCTGAGTGTCGCTCACATGGCCAGTCCTGCAGGCTGGGAGGAACCGGGCCAGAAGCCGGAATTCAGGGAATACACCGTTGTGCTCAAAGGAATGTTGCGGGTAAAAACGGCAACACAGGAACTGGATATTCATCCGGGTGAAGCAATAATTGTTGAGGCCGATGAGTGGGTACAATACAGCACTCCACATGAAGGAGGAGCCGAGTATATTGCGGTCTGCCTACCGGCGTTCTCAACCGATACGGTTCATAGAGACGATGAAAAGGAGTCCTGAATGAAGGAGAACTCTGAATTGCCCAATAACCCATGTGCGCAAGTGGTTTAATCGCTGCGGTGGCACGGCGCTGATAGGCGCGGGAATAATGACTGCAAGCATGCGGCAGTCTGCATAAGCGGTTGATGAGTAATTGTATATGTCCAGAATTAAAAAAGATTCTAATTCTGAAAAAAACTCTCCTGTTGCAACCACAAATTTCCCCTTCCATCGCTAAGAAAAAGCACCATTGTTATAGGTTAAGAAATTCCTCTTCTCAGAAGAGGAATTGCAAATGATGAGAGAAAAATGCAGAAGCGCTCACGGAGTAGAGTGCAATGCTTCCCCCAACTACCACAGGGTTAAGGAGAAAAAATGTATACTGTATATACCATTCCAGGTTCGTGTTCTTCAGGTATTGTTGTCTTACTTGAAAAGCTTCAGGTTGAATATACACCGGTAAGGCGTGAAGATGTTCCCGATTATTCAGCTATCGTGCCGACAAACCAGGTTCCCGCCTTGAGAACAGCAAACGCCCAGATCATTACGGAAGGTGCGGCAATCGTCCTCTATCTCTTAGAAAAACACAAATCAGAGATGCTGCCTGACGATCTCTCCCAAAAAGCAGAATTTCTCCGGTGGCTGATGTTTGACTATGCAACCCTGCACCCTGCATACGGCAAAATGATGACCATAAAATATAAAACGAAAATGGATGAAAATGAACGGACAGAGGTTTTAAGCCAACTGGCAGATACCGTTTCCTCACTGTGGGCAATTCTGGATAAGGAATTGGAAAACAAAAGATTCATAACCGGCGATAGACCGACAATCGTCGATTATCTGGCAGCCGTTTATTCAAGCTGGGGAAAAAACTTTCCTGAGACAAAAATTACTTTGGGAAAAAACGTTACACGATTGATTAATGAGGTGGCGGAGCTTCCTGAGTTCCAGGCCGGCTACAGGAAGGAAAATTTCGAATTTCATAAATATGCTCAATAATCAAAACAAAATTCTAAGGCAATCTTGAAAAAGAAGCTGGATAGCTGATAAGCATGCGGTTTCTTTTTTGATCCGGCCCCTATTCAGCCGCAGGACCATGCGACTACCGTTATTGCGGACCCCAATCCGGAATCCGCCAGTTGCCGTTGCTGTAGATTCGGGAATGACCTTTCTTTGTTATCTCGGATAATAACGGCTCTTCCCTGCTCCTGGAAAAGGAATTTGTCACTCAAATACCATTCTGTCTTGTTGTGACCTGCTCCATCCCATTGAACCACAGACCGCCGACTACCGTCATTCCGGACCCCGATCCGGAATCCGCCAGTTGCTGCTTTCCAATTATACACCTGAAACTCTTCCATACTATCCGCAAGTGACTATCTCTTCTTTGCTTTTCTTATCCCGGCTGTTTTTATACAGACTGATGCGGCCTTGCTGCATGAACAGAGAATTGATTCGAGCCATCATCAGGATCGCTGATCATTTCCAATCATCCTGGACATTTTCCTGTCAAAGAGGACTGATATCCCTACCTCATATTAGTCCATTCGGCACCTGTCAAGAAGATCGAAGCTAAACACCAGGACCTATACCAGTTATTTTTGAGGTTCAGGCGGCATGCGATCTGCATGTATCAGGCAAAATGAATAACCAGGTCCGCTTACCAGCTATAACAACTCATAGCTTCGTATCCATGCGTACTTTTATCCAGTTCGCTGATTCAACAACAGGAAAACCATCATGGCAAATAATGCATCTCAGCAGAAAAAACCCTGGCACAGCATGACGGCAGAGGAGGTATTCAGTTCTCTGAACACAGACAAACAAGGCCTGTCAACAGATGACGCTTCCCGGCGAATTCAGGAATACGGGCCGAATAAGTTGCCGGAAAGAGGAAAGCAGTCAGAGTTTTCGCGGTTCATTAAGCAGTTCGACAACATTTTAATATATGTTCTTCTTGTTGCTGCAGTGGTTACCGCGGTTCTCGGCCATTGGGTGGATACCTGGATCATCCTCGCCGTTGTCATCATAAACGCCATTATTGGTTTTATTCAGGAAGGCAAGGCTGAAAAGGCGCTGGAGGGCATCAAAAAGATGCTGTCCCTGAAAGCAAGTGTAATCAGGGATGGCCAGAAAAATGAGATCGATGCCGAAGAACTGGTTCCTGGAGACATCGTTTCCTTGACCGCGGGCGATAAAATACCGGCTGATCTTCGAATTTTTAAAGAAAAGAGCTTCCAGGTCGAAGAATCACCACTGACAGGAGAATCGGCGGCTGTGGAAAAAAGGTCCCAAGCTGTTGACGAAGATACCGAACTGGGCGACCGCACCAGCATGGCTTATTCCGGGACGACCGCAACATATGGTAACGCTCAGGGTGTAGTGATCGGAACAGGGGAAAACACCGAACTAGGCAAAATCAACACCATGATCTCGGAGGTGCAGGAGATCACCACGCCTTTACTCCGGCAGATCCATGATTTCGGCACAAAGCTGGCTTTTGTTATTCTGGGTGCCGCTGTGGCTTTGTTTTTATTTGGCTTTTTCATTCGCGGACACAATATAGACGACATGTTTATGGCGGTCATAAGCCTGGCGGTTGCCGCTATTCCGGAAGGACTTCCCGCCATCATGACCATCACTCTGGCTATCGGGGTCCAGCGCATGGCCAGGCGCAATGCCATTATCAGAAAGCTGCCGTCGGTCGAGACTTTGGGAGCGGTCTCGGTTATCTGCTCGGATAAGACCGGAACGCTAACGCGCAACGAAATGACGGCGCAACTCATAATCATCGACGGTAAATCCTATGAGATAGAGGGTGAAGGATACGATCCTGAAGGCAATATTCTTCTGGATGGTTCAAAGGTAGATCATTCGGAGTCGGAACCGCTGACAAAGCTGCTCCAGACCGCCTGGGTATGCAATGAGTCCGAGATCAGAAAAGATGACGGCACCTGGAGGCTGATCGGCGAGCCTACCGAAGGGGCATTGAAAACCCTTGGTTATAAAGCGGGGCTCCAGGTTTTCCTGCCGGAGCGCCTCAACGACATACCTTTTGACTCCGAACATAAATACATGGCCACACTCAACCTAGTCGACAATGACAGGATCATCTATATCAAAGGAGCTCCTGAAAGGCTGCTGGAAATGTGCGATAAGCAATTAACGGCAGCTGGTGAAAAGCAACTGGATAAATCCTCCTGGCTGGACAGTATCGATGAAGCGGCGGACAGGGGCATGAGAATGATTGGTACTGCCTACAAAATTCCCGACAAAAGCACCGATGAGCTGGAAAAGGAGGATGTTGGCGACGGAGCCGTATTTTTAGGATTGATAGGGATTATGGACCCCCCGCGATCAGAAGCGATAGAGGCGGTCAGGCAATGCAAGGCTGCCGGCATCACGGTAAAGATGATCACCGGAGACCATAAGATCACGGCAAGGGCCATCGGCAGGAAAATGGGTATAGGTGATGGAGAAAAGGTAATAGAAGGCAGGGACATGGACAGGATGGATGAGAGGGAGTTGCAAAGAGTTGTTATGGAAAATGATGTCTTTGCCCGCACCAGTCCTGAACATAAAGTGAAATTGATAAAAGCGCTGCGGGCAAATAATGTGATCAGCGCCATGACCGGCGACGGGGTTAACGACGCCCCCGCCTTGAAGAACGCCGATGTCGGCATCGCCATGGGAATCAAAGGGACCGAAGTTGCCAAGGATACCGCTGAAATGGTATTGGCCGACGATAATTTCGCCTCGATTGCCAATGCCGTTGAGGAGGGGCGCACGGTCTATGACAATCTCCGCAAGGCCATTATCTTCATATTGCCGACAAACGGCTCGGAAGCCATGGTGGTTATCGGCGCCATTCTTCTGGGAATAACCATGCCCATAACCCCTGCCCAGATTTTGTGGATAAATATGGTAACGGCTGTGACCCTGGCTCTGGCCCTCTCCTTCGAGCCCATGGAAAAGGACGTGATGAAGAATCCGCCACGAGACCCGGATGATTCCATCATCGGCGGATATTTCATTTTTCGGATTGTTTATATATCCCTGCTGCTGGGCGGTGCGGTGACTGTCGTTTTTCTGATGCTTGAAGACCAACACGGCATAATCTCCTCCCGAACAGTCGCCGTTAACGCTCTGGTTTTCGGTCAGTTATTTTATTTGTTAAACTGTCGAAAAATACGGCATCAAGCCTTCGACAAGAGTTTTTTCAGCAATAAAGCCGTCTTCGTCGCCTGTCTGGTCCTGATAATACTGCAAGGGGTATTCACCTATGCTCCCTTCATGAATGACATCTTTGAAACATCTCCCATATCGTTACACCTCTTGCTTTACCCTTTGCTTGTAGGGCTGGGAATTTTCATAATTGTTGAACTGGAAAAATGGGTGGCAACCAAGAAAAAACTGCTGACGTGAAAATACCTATGGAAGCTCGTCGGGGCTGGACCTACGTTTGCAGGATGACGTTATCATGGCCTTTGAGGGCTAGGTCGATTACGGCGTAACCCTCTTCATTGTGTTTGCCAGCAGGAATCGTCAGGCTTGGTGTAAATTCCTTTCGCTCAGCAGACTTCCGACATTTTGTCAGAGACCATCTAAGTCGGAATCCAGAAGGGGCCACCCTTGCCCATTGCCTGCAATGTCTTTACAAATTCACCTGCATAATCTTGAGTCCTGCTAAGATAGTCCGGCGTCAGGCGATTCTTAAATAGAGGGCCACTGAAGGCCTGGGCATAGACGTCTACAGGAATGACCGATTCGGCGGAGACGGGGTCGTATGATGCCCAATTTTTAACATGTTCTTCCGACCGGAAGAGGTTCATGCGGCTTCAAGCCATCCCCCAGGGAATTTCCCCGCTTAAGGCCTTAGCCAGAGGAATGTTGATGTGTCCAACGGCTGTCTCGGGAGTTACTTCGAGGACATCCTCATTGTGCATGCGTATTAAAACAGGCTCTCCGCAATCCAGGCAGCGAGAGCTAATGCGAATTTCCTTATCCGGGAAGAGCCAGCGCACGGCCAGC includes these proteins:
- a CDS encoding cupin domain-containing protein; translation: MVLKIDTPTIIEAAGNKPKIIKEYIGRVNSQTSDLSVAHMASPAGWEEPGQKPEFREYTVVLKGMLRVKTATQELDIHPGEAIIVEADEWVQYSTPHEGGAEYIAVCLPAFSTDTVHRDDEKES
- a CDS encoding cation-transporting P-type ATPase, with protein sequence MANNASQQKKPWHSMTAEEVFSSLNTDKQGLSTDDASRRIQEYGPNKLPERGKQSEFSRFIKQFDNILIYVLLVAAVVTAVLGHWVDTWIILAVVIINAIIGFIQEGKAEKALEGIKKMLSLKASVIRDGQKNEIDAEELVPGDIVSLTAGDKIPADLRIFKEKSFQVEESPLTGESAAVEKRSQAVDEDTELGDRTSMAYSGTTATYGNAQGVVIGTGENTELGKINTMISEVQEITTPLLRQIHDFGTKLAFVILGAAVALFLFGFFIRGHNIDDMFMAVISLAVAAIPEGLPAIMTITLAIGVQRMARRNAIIRKLPSVETLGAVSVICSDKTGTLTRNEMTAQLIIIDGKSYEIEGEGYDPEGNILLDGSKVDHSESEPLTKLLQTAWVCNESEIRKDDGTWRLIGEPTEGALKTLGYKAGLQVFLPERLNDIPFDSEHKYMATLNLVDNDRIIYIKGAPERLLEMCDKQLTAAGEKQLDKSSWLDSIDEAADRGMRMIGTAYKIPDKSTDELEKEDVGDGAVFLGLIGIMDPPRSEAIEAVRQCKAAGITVKMITGDHKITARAIGRKMGIGDGEKVIEGRDMDRMDERELQRVVMENDVFARTSPEHKVKLIKALRANNVISAMTGDGVNDAPALKNADVGIAMGIKGTEVAKDTAEMVLADDNFASIANAVEEGRTVYDNLRKAIIFILPTNGSEAMVVIGAILLGITMPITPAQILWINMVTAVTLALALSFEPMEKDVMKNPPRDPDDSIIGGYFIFRIVYISLLLGGAVTVVFLMLEDQHGIISSRTVAVNALVFGQLFYLLNCRKIRHQAFDKSFFSNKAVFVACLVLIILQGVFTYAPFMNDIFETSPISLHLLLYPLLVGLGIFIIVELEKWVATKKKLLT
- a CDS encoding glutathione S-transferase family protein, with the protein product MYTVYTIPGSCSSGIVVLLEKLQVEYTPVRREDVPDYSAIVPTNQVPALRTANAQIITEGAAIVLYLLEKHKSEMLPDDLSQKAEFLRWLMFDYATLHPAYGKMMTIKYKTKMDENERTEVLSQLADTVSSLWAILDKELENKRFITGDRPTIVDYLAAVYSSWGKNFPETKITLGKNVTRLINEVAELPEFQAGYRKENFEFHKYAQ